The stretch of DNA ACTGGTCTATCGCAGCGTGACTGCAACGGGAGAACTCAAATGGTTTTGGGAACAAGGGATGGGTGTGTATGCAGAAGATGGTAGCCTCGCCTTTCTTGAAGGCTTTATTACCGATATCACCGAGCGCAAACAAGTGGAAGAAGCCCTTGCCGAAGCCAAACAAATGTCTGATAGTGCCAATCAGGCCAAAAGCGAATTCCTGGCCAATATGAGTCACGAGCTACGAACTCCCCTCAATGGTATTCTTGGCTATGCCCAGATCTTACAGCGCAGTCATGAACTGAGTCCCAAAGACCGCAAAGGAGTGGATGTGATTCGTCAAGCTGGCACTCATCTGTTAACTTTGATTAATGATGTCTTGGATTTAGCCAAAATCGAAGCCCGAAAACTAGAGTTAGTCCCCCAAACCGTAAACTTCCCCTCGTTTATCAGTGGCGTAGCAGAAGTCATTGGCATCAAAGCCAAAGAAAAAGGGCTCGAGTTCCAAGCTATTACCCCTTCTCCCTTACCAGAAGGAGTTTATATTGACCCCAAACGATTGCGCCAAGTTCTGTTAAATCTACTGGGGAACTCAACCAAATTTACGCACCAAGGTGAGGTGACCTTAACAGTCGAACCCATGGGTTCACCCCAACTGAGTCCAGAGTTAGATACGGCCGTTGTGCCGATAGGCTTTACCATACAAGATACGGGGGTGGGGATGACTCCTGAGCAAGTGAAGAAAATCTTCCTACCCTTTGAGCAAGTGGGAGATGGACAGCAAAAAGCAGAAGGCACGGGTTTGGGTCTAGCCATTAGTCGTCAAATTGTGGAGATGATGGGGGGTGAAATTCAAGTGAGTAGCGAGCTGGGTAAGGGCAGCCGTTTCTGGTTTGAGGTTAACCTTCCCGTTGTGCAAGACTGGAAAGAAGAATTCACTGTGGGAGCTAAGGGCAAGATTGTGGGCTATAAGGGGGAGCGACAAAAGATTCTCGTTGTGGACGATAAAGTCGTTAATCGTATGGTAGTGGGCGAAGTACTCGAACCATTAGGGTTTGTAGTGACTGGAGCTGAAGATGGAGAGCAAGGCATTGAAGAGTATGAACAATGCCAACCCGATTTAATTGTCACTGATTTAGTCATGCCAAAACTCGATGGCTTTGAACTAGCTCGTCGAATTCGGCAGAAAGACGCAGACGTCATTATTATTGCTTCTTCAGCCAGCGTGCTGGAAAACGATCAAAACCGCAGTATTGTGGCAGGTTGTAATGATTTTGTTCCCAAGCCTGTGGACATGGAGCAATTATTAGGTCGAATTCAGCAGTTGCTTGCCTTAGAGTGGATTTACGAAATTCCAACTGATACCTCAGAAGCAAAATCTTCCGAACTTATTTGTCCCCCACAGGAAGAACTAACTCTCTTAAAAAAGTTGGCGAAAGTAGGAGATATTGGAGGGGTAGAGGAAGAAGTAGAACGACTGGGAAATTTAGATGAGAAATATGGTGTGTTCTGCGATCGTATCCTTGCCTTTACTCATGAGTTCGACGATACAGGAATCTTGGAATTCATCTCGACTGTAGTCCATCATTCATAATTTCGTGTCAATCTCAGTCTTTTTATCTAAGAGATACCCCTCTTCTGTCACTTTCGGAAATCGCGATCGCTGTATCCCCTATCGAGAGAGACCTGTACTGATCTGACTAGATTTTCGAGCTTCTGTTAGGAAAAACTATCGCGATCTCCGATACTGCAAGAGTTCTAGAATTCAGTCAAGACAAGTGTTTTCCCAGTTTGACAGAAGAGGGATACAGTACTTTTCTCTGCTATGAGGTACAGAAATGACTGTTTTTAAAGATAGCTAGAACAGCCAAAAGCTCCATTAATTCTGTTGTTTACTCCCCATCAGAGCGCAAAGCGCTGCATCTCTTATGAAAGTCCGATCGATTTTTCTGTTATGCTTTCTTTCTGGAATAGCAATAGTGCTGGTGAGTTGCTCTATCTCCCAAGTTGAGTCTAAACACGATCCTACTATCGTAGAGACTGAGGACGATTCCCTACCTAGTGAAGACGATTCACTGGTGATTTGGTGGCAGCAATCCTTTGTCAGTGAAGGAAATGAAGAGATTGCTGGGCTAGTCCGGGAGTGGGAACAAAGTTCTGGAATTAAAACCACTTTCCAATTAAAATCAGAAGCTCTCGACGAAAAACTGGAAAGAGCTTTTGCACCAGCATTGCGTAGTAATATGGAAGAAGGCAATGCTCCAGATATTGTGACCATTGCCAATCTGTCTGAGATCGTTTCTCGGTTAGCTTGGGAAGGAAAGTTAGCTGACGTTTCTGATGTGGTCGAACCCATCCGAGATTCATTTTATCCGGGTGCTTTAGATGCGGTTCATTACTTAAATAGTACAATAGATGAGCGCAGCTTTTATGCTATTCCTATGGGAATAACAACTTACAATATCCACTATTGGAAACCATATCTGGATCGCCTTGGACTTACAGACCAAGATATTCCCCAAGATTGGCAGGGTTTTTGGCAATTTTGGCAGGATGTTCGCGATCAACTCCACGAGTTAGGAGAGAACGATATCACCAGTTTTTGTATCACTCTCAATAAAGATTCGAGTGATGGTACGGAGGCGTTTTTGCAATTTCTTTATGGTCATAATGGTAAGATCTTTGATCGTGAGGGAAATTTGGTACTCGATCGCCCAGAGAATCGTCAAGGATTGATTAACGCCCTCTCCCAGTTATCAACTTTATATCGAGAAGGATACATTCCTCCAGAATCGATGGAATGGACGAATTCAGACAACAATTTTCACTTTCTCGATCGCCAATGTTTGTTAGTGACCAATGCGTCTCTCTCCATTCCTGTCACCCAGAAACAGCCCAATAATCCCTACACCCAGAAAGTAAGAAATCGCTACATGAACGAAATCGTTACCGTCTCCAATTGGCCAAATACGGCCAATGGTAGCCCTTTTAAGATTTTTGTCGGGCAATCTTTTAGTATTTATAGTATTATTCCTGCCAATGCTGAACGCTCAGAAGCTGCTAAACAATTTCTGGCTTATTTACTACAACCCGAAAATCTGCAACTCTTGATCGAACAGGAGAAAGGGCGATTTATACCTCCCATGCCAGAACTTTGGAATATCTCGTTTTGGGAAAACGAGAATGATCCTCACTTTTCTGCTGTAAAAAAACTCTCTTCTAGTAACATTCAACCTTATCCCGGTACTCTAAATCCAGCCTACGCAAAAATTAGCAAGAATAAGATATTCACGACAGCTTTAGAGAGGGTCATTCAAGAAGGGGTCTCTCCAGAAGAGGCCGCAGATGATGCGATCGCTCAAATTCAGGATATTATCGACCACTATTAAGATCGGGAGAAAACATCGTGACGTTTCCCATTAGAAAAAGTCTTTTAGTTCAATTAACCAGCTATTTTTCTCTGTTATCGGCGATCATTATTGGTGTTGTGGCTTTTTCTGCTTACTATCAAGCTAGGTGCGCTCTGATGAAAGAAGTGGTCGATCGCCTAACCGCCACTATCGCCTTAAAAAGTACCCAACTTGATGGGTGGGTAGACCATCAGATCCAAGATATTCTTTTAGTGAGTCAACAAGCTCCCGTTCAAGAAGCAGTGGCAACTTTGCTCATGACTGACGAATCAGAAGCCACTTATCAAGAAACCGAGCAAGCACTCAGACGCTATATTGATGACTGGACAAGTATCAAGTCGAACTTACACAATATCCGCATCACAGATACTGGCAGCACTGTTATCTTTGATGCCCAACATCCAGAAATCAAAGGCAGATATCGACCCAATGCTGCACCAACCACCTTTTTTACATCCGATACGGCTGATGCGATCGCTCCTTACTTCTACATTTCTCCGATGACAGGTAAATCGGCGATTACGTTTGCCACGCCCATTGTTGATGATGAAAATATCCAAATGGGTGCGATCGCCGTCGATCTAGACCTAGCAGATATCGATACTCTGATTCGCAATAATACAGGATTGGGCGAAACCGCAGAAACTTATCTCGTCGGGAATAGCACACAAGGATCGATCTTTATCTCCATAGAGGGCAAGGAAAATCTAGAATCCCAAGCCCAAATCAGTAGCGTGGGCATTGATCGCGCGATCGAGGGTCAAAATGGCTTTGGACTCTACAAGAATTATGCAGACATTCCTGTAGTCGGAGTTTATCGTTGGCTTCCTAACCAAGAATTAGCCTTGCTGGCAGAAATTTCTCAAGCCGAAGCCTTTGCTCCAGCCAGAAAACTGGCACGCAATATCGTTCTGATTGGCTTGTGTTCTACCGGAGTCTTGTTAGTGGGAGTCTATTTGCTCTCTCGAGAGATCGTCCGCCCGATTTTAGCAATCTGTCAAGCCGCAGAATCCCTAGCCGCAGGAGATTTAAACCAAACTGCACCCGTAATGACCAAAAATGAAGTTGGACGACTGGCATCGACATTTAACCAAATGGCAGGGCAGTTAAAAGAATCCTTTAACACCCTAGAACAGCGAGTGGAAGAACGGACTCAAGACCTGCAAGAAAATCAACGGGTTCTAGCAACATTAATGAGTAATTTACCCGGAATGGCATACCGTTGCCTCCAGGATGAACGTTGGACCATGAAATTTGTCAGTCAGGGGTGCTACGACCTCACGGGTTATTCCTCCGAAGACCTAATTGATAACCGCACGATTGCCTATAGTGACCTCATTTATCCGAGCGATTGCCCACTCGTCGAAAGTATAATGAAAGCAGCAATAGAGCAGCACAAACCCTTCCAACTCGTCTATCGCTGCATGACGGCAACCGGAGAACTCAAATGGTTTTGGGAACAAGGAACTGGCGTGTATACAGAAGAAGGGAGAATCACCTTTGTCGAAGGCTTTATTACCGATATTAGCGAGCGCAAGCAAGTCGAAGAAGCTCTTGCAGAAGCCAAACGGATGTCTGACAGTGCCAACCAAGCCAAAAGCGAATTTTTGGCAAACATGAGTCATGAACTGCGCACTCCGCTTAATGGTATCTTGGGCTATGCCCAGATCCTACAGATGAGTAATGAACTGAGTCAGAAGGATCGCAAAGGTGTTGAGGTGATTCGTCAAGCAGGAACTCATTTGTTAACCCTGATTAACGATGTCTTGGACTTAGCCAAAATTGAAGCTCGCAAGCTAGAACTACTCCCTGAAGCTGTTGATTTTTCGTCATTTTTACAGGGTGTTGCAGAAGTTATCTGCATTAAAGCAGACCAGAAAAAATTAGAGTTTCAACTGATTATCCCTTCCCAGTTACCGGAAGGTGTTTATATAGACCCCAAACGATTACGCCAAGTTCTCTTAAATCTACTGAGTAACTCAATCAAATTCACCCATCAGGGTAAGGTGACATTGACAGTTGAACCCATGAATTTACCCCAAATTAGTCCAGAGTTAGATACAACGGTTATGCCCATACGCTTCACCGTAAAAGATACCGGTATCGGTATGACTCCTGAGCATATAGAGAAAATCTTCTTGCCCTTTGAGCAAGTGGGAGGTCACCAGCAAAAATCAGAAGGGACAGGTTTAGGTCTAGCGATCAGCCGCCAAATTGTCGAGATGATGAAAGGTGAAATTCAAGTGAGTAGCGAGTTGGATAAAGGGAGCTGTTTCTGGTTCTCGGTCAACCTTCCTCTAGTTCAAGATTGG from Roseofilum reptotaenium CS-1145 encodes:
- a CDS encoding ATP-binding protein; this encodes MTFPIRKSLLVQLTSYFSLLSAIIIGVVAFSAYYQARCALMKEVVDRLTATIALKSTQLDGWVDHQIQDILLVSQQAPVQEAVATLLMTDESEATYQETEQALRRYIDDWTSIKSNLHNIRITDTGSTVIFDAQHPEIKGRYRPNAAPTTFFTSDTADAIAPYFYISPMTGKSAITFATPIVDDENIQMGAIAVDLDLADIDTLIRNNTGLGETAETYLVGNSTQGSIFISIEGKENLESQAQISSVGIDRAIEGQNGFGLYKNYADIPVVGVYRWLPNQELALLAEISQAEAFAPARKLARNIVLIGLCSTGVLLVGVYLLSREIVRPILAICQAAESLAAGDLNQTAPVMTKNEVGRLASTFNQMAGQLKESFNTLEQRVEERTQDLQENQRVLATLMSNLPGMAYRCLQDERWTMKFVSQGCYDLTGYSSEDLIDNRTIAYSDLIYPSDCPLVESIMKAAIEQHKPFQLVYRCMTATGELKWFWEQGTGVYTEEGRITFVEGFITDISERKQVEEALAEAKRMSDSANQAKSEFLANMSHELRTPLNGILGYAQILQMSNELSQKDRKGVEVIRQAGTHLLTLINDVLDLAKIEARKLELLPEAVDFSSFLQGVAEVICIKADQKKLEFQLIIPSQLPEGVYIDPKRLRQVLLNLLSNSIKFTHQGKVTLTVEPMNLPQISPELDTTVMPIRFTVKDTGIGMTPEHIEKIFLPFEQVGGHQQKSEGTGLGLAISRQIVEMMKGEIQVSSELDKGSCFWFSVNLPLVQDWQEELSVAVKGKIVGYDGQQRKVLIVDDKSINRMVVRELLEIVGLVVAEAEDGEEGIEEYQKFQPDLIITDLIMPKLDGFELARRIRQQDSQVTIIASSASLLENDKERSIIAGCNDFVPKPVDMKQLLGRIQKLLELEWIYETSMTPSEVATSELIYPPREQLSDLKELAQEGDITGVEEEVERLRGKDSKYGVFCDRILALADEFDDRAIVEFLAHVI
- a CDS encoding ATP-binding protein, whose protein sequence is MDTNHHQVSQTPLQVPLRWVLVIPFAIQIIAAVGLTGWLSFQNGHKAVNDLANQLQDEVGTRIEQHLNGYLAQPTMVTQNILDAIALGYLDIYNPRSMDRYFLKQVQMFEDIPYVLMGNEEGELYAIDQDKEGILTIDITDSATNYSFNTYATDSQGNRTDTLLGSIPDYDPRVRPWYITPVTEGQPVWSDIYLYVSIAELGITFGAPVYDDLGQLLGVVGADLVIVHVNRFLSELQISPSAQTFIIERSGLLVATSIEENLFLPADSDQELERLSATESQDRLTRVTTEYLKEYFGDLSQIEVTEQLKFNIDGDLLFVRVIPYQDERGLDWLIVILIPESDFMAQINTNTRTTIVLCIVALLVALGVGLLTANWVTQPLLKLNAAAKEIAKGAWKQTLDIQRSDEVGELAKSFNQMAAQLKASFETLEQRVEERTHDLQENQRVLTTLMTNLPGIAYRYLDDEYSTMKFVSQGCYDLTGYSPEDLIDNQTIAYADLIHLGDRQLVRSTIAAAIEQQQPFQLVYRSVTATGELKWFWEQGMGVYAEDGSLAFLEGFITDITERKQVEEALAEAKQMSDSANQAKSEFLANMSHELRTPLNGILGYAQILQRSHELSPKDRKGVDVIRQAGTHLLTLINDVLDLAKIEARKLELVPQTVNFPSFISGVAEVIGIKAKEKGLEFQAITPSPLPEGVYIDPKRLRQVLLNLLGNSTKFTHQGEVTLTVEPMGSPQLSPELDTAVVPIGFTIQDTGVGMTPEQVKKIFLPFEQVGDGQQKAEGTGLGLAISRQIVEMMGGEIQVSSELGKGSRFWFEVNLPVVQDWKEEFTVGAKGKIVGYKGERQKILVVDDKVVNRMVVGEVLEPLGFVVTGAEDGEQGIEEYEQCQPDLIVTDLVMPKLDGFELARRIRQKDADVIIIASSASVLENDQNRSIVAGCNDFVPKPVDMEQLLGRIQQLLALEWIYEIPTDTSEAKSSELICPPQEELTLLKKLAKVGDIGGVEEEVERLGNLDEKYGVFCDRILAFTHEFDDTGILEFISTVVHHS
- a CDS encoding sugar ABC transporter substrate-binding protein, encoding MKVRSIFLLCFLSGIAIVLVSCSISQVESKHDPTIVETEDDSLPSEDDSLVIWWQQSFVSEGNEEIAGLVREWEQSSGIKTTFQLKSEALDEKLERAFAPALRSNMEEGNAPDIVTIANLSEIVSRLAWEGKLADVSDVVEPIRDSFYPGALDAVHYLNSTIDERSFYAIPMGITTYNIHYWKPYLDRLGLTDQDIPQDWQGFWQFWQDVRDQLHELGENDITSFCITLNKDSSDGTEAFLQFLYGHNGKIFDREGNLVLDRPENRQGLINALSQLSTLYREGYIPPESMEWTNSDNNFHFLDRQCLLVTNASLSIPVTQKQPNNPYTQKVRNRYMNEIVTVSNWPNTANGSPFKIFVGQSFSIYSIIPANAERSEAAKQFLAYLLQPENLQLLIEQEKGRFIPPMPELWNISFWENENDPHFSAVKKLSSSNIQPYPGTLNPAYAKISKNKIFTTALERVIQEGVSPEEAADDAIAQIQDIIDHY